From the Pyrenophora tritici-repentis strain M4 chromosome 5, whole genome shotgun sequence genome, the window GGTGGTGGTAGGCATAGTAGCAGCAGCGGCCGCCTCAAAAGGCGGATTCTTGTCATTCGCGCACCAATCAAGCAGCATGGTAACCATGGCCTCGTTACCCGTGGTGACGGCCAGATGCAGCGGCGTTCTGCCACCGGCGGTAGTATGCAGGACATTTGCACCGAGGTCAAGCAGCGCACTGCTCGTCGTGACGTCACCGCGCTGGATGCAGTGGTGCAGCAAAGTGTCGCCATTGCGGTCGGGTAGGTCTAGCTTTGCGCCAGAGCGGACGAGGAGACGAGCCATGTCCATATTGCCAAGTGAGATGGCAGTGTAGAGCGGGCTCGAGGTTTCGTCGAGGAGTGCCGTGgagctgctgctgctgctgctgctgctgttgttgggACAGCTAGCGTGGTCGTCTGTGCCTTCCGGGTGGGGGCGGTTGCAGCAGCTCTTGAGTAGCGAGGGGTTTGAAGAGTTGCTGAGGGGGGTGTCGGCGACGACGGATGTCGACCAGTCTGAGACGGGCGTGGTCAGACTGCCGAGCGTGAGTGCcgttgatgatgatgatgatgttgacgacgaagaagctgacgaagaagacgaagaagacgaggatGATAAGGATGGTAGATGATGCGATGCAGGACTCATCATATACTTGTCGATATCACTGGACGAGAGCGGGGAGGTGCCGGATGATGGCAGCGCTTCGTTAGAAGTTGTTTCGCCGTTGCTGTGTATCCAGTCGAGGCGGGCGAGCGACGGGTCCAGACAACTGACGTCGCCCATTGCTGTTGTCGAGTCGGCGGAATTCATGTTGTGGGTGCTGCCGCCATCAAGATCAAAGGGCATGCCGTACTGCTCGAGAGCGGCGGCCAGGGCGTCACTGTCGCGCAGCAGCCTCGTGGATCGGCCATTATCTGTTTGTAGAAGATGTCTGACAGCTAGAGATTGAAGTGTATCAATGGGGGATGGGGATATTTGTCTGTTGGGAGAAGTGgtattgttgttgttgttgctgtgGTGCCGGCTAGCGACAGTGTGATAGCCGTCGTCGCAATCGCTAACCGAGGAGATCCAGTCGCGCCTGTCCGTCGCCGTGTCGGTCTGCTGGTGTGGTTTATCGCACAggatagctctggcgagtTCGATGCGCAGTTTCTGTCGTGTTCCTAGGGCAGGACAGTTAGCAGCATGGTCACATGATTCCGCTGCTTCTTGGGGCCTGGCTTGAGCTGCGGCACCAAGGGCTCAGTCTCTGGCCAGGCGTCGACCAACTCACGGTATTTTTTCTGGGCAGTCCTATTCTGTGCCTTGCGGCGCTCATTGACATCGGCCATGGCGAGGTGCGGCAGGAAAAAGCTTTGTTACTGGGCGCGTTCATGATATGCGCATTCGCTGAGCGGAACTAGCGTTGAAAGCAAAAAGAGCTAACGGCTTGGAACAGGGAATGCATGCATGCAACGGGAAGGCGCTGAACGGGGAAGCCACGAATGGGATACATAGTGGCTCGGCCCTTCCGCAGGGAACCACTTCTTATGCACGTGTGCCTGTGCGGTCTATCTACTGACGCCTGGACACGGGATGGCGGCCGCGCCGCAAGATTACCTGCCCTCAAGCGTAGATCCGTGACACCCCAGGGGCCTCGGGGTCCACTGTACGAAGGGGCTCGTTTTTAGTGAGTCCCCGCTCGGGCCACCTACTATCATTAAATGTGATTCGCATGTAAACATGATGAAAACGAGAGCAACAACTTCCACGGGTGATTGCAACACCAGAGAAGTCACTATATCGATAGATTATTACACAATTGAATAGCCTCATCTTTTTTCAGCTCCTCGAATGATGCCGTTGGCGTGCTGCTACACTTTTTTGTATGGCTGTACGCATGGGGACTTACTAAAAATGAGCTCCTTCGTAGGGCGCCTAAAGGACGCCTGAAGAATAAGTTTTCCAGTATGCAGGCCCAACACAAATCAGCCTAACTTTCAACCTCACACAACGCTACCAGTATAGGTTCGATTGAAGCTGCGCTTACAAGCAATAGAATCGCTGGAGCCTGGAGAACGTTTTTATACTTAGCAATAGCACGGAAGTATGGCTGTTACAACGTCACGTGCAGCTGGGGGACTTGACCAACACAGACTAAGCCCACAACGAAATGTGGAACTTGTGTAGCATACTGAGAGGCTTACAATGCAAGGCCGGCCCCACCTAAACGAAATATGAGACAAATTTCGCGTCATACATAGCCAAGGCAACTGTGAGCGAGAGCTGAGTTACCTGCTTCATTGACTTGACGAGTATAAGAGTGATTAGTTAGGAATTGATCAAGAGAAGGGTCTGTACGAGTATAAGCGGGGCTCAGGCGAGTGAAAGAGCAGATGAGTAAGAGCGACGGATAAATCAGCCAAGCCGCGGAGTCCAACAGCGGCGATCCCGTTGATTTGAACTTCCTAGCTCCGCCTGTCTGTCAGCACTAGCCAGACATGTGTAAGATGCAATCTGGCGGATCTATAATCCGTATCAGGAGATGGTATTACGAGTATCCATAACATTGAAGCTGGTATGCGCGGGCTCAGCACTAGCCAAGACAGACTAGCTCCGCACTAGCCCCTAGAAGAGGACACGAATCACGATATTTGTGCGACTTGTTGCCCATCGCCA encodes:
- a CDS encoding Arp, Ankyrin repeat protein, producing MDMARLLVRSGAKLDLPDRNGDTLLHHCIQRGDVTTSSALLDLGANVLHTTAGGRTPLHLAVTTGNEAMVTMLLDWCANDKNPPFEAAAAATMPTTTVTTTTTKQNTAVPTSSGRKISLLGHFIDACDAHNMTALHLAVKLQRIDVLKVLLEYGANVNLGCH